One genomic window of Methanosarcina acetivorans C2A includes the following:
- a CDS encoding cation diffusion facilitator family transporter, with protein MLGAKASKNATLTLVFLSILKGVVGFYSGSASLIADAIHTSLDIFTSLAVWIGLKLSMRGSEEKFPYGYYKADNLVSLFVSIIILFSGVELVREALLNIASPVEIKLQGIALGTAVFSVIAMYALSQYKFKVGKQIDSQALIADALHSYTDVFSSLIVAITIIGSLLGVLWLDSAGVLVISLMIFKLGIGMAKDSILTLMDAWLDKDSIERIRQNVGSIQGVKTVDEIRLRKSGLVVFGEIEIEIEGDASLKRVEMLFEEIEKTVKNEVKNLEHLVVNVKPEKISVMKIAVPVLMQEGLHSKVSRHFSKAPYFIFIELENNDIISWDVSENPAAGLEKKKGLKAAEFLKDQGVNVLIAGEIGEAPFHTLRDNFVKLLQMPEEIEDVEQVVKKVSELNTLTAPTE; from the coding sequence TTGTTAGGAGCTAAGGCTTCAAAGAATGCTACTCTTACTCTGGTTTTTCTTTCAATTTTAAAAGGCGTCGTCGGCTTTTATTCCGGAAGCGCATCTCTGATCGCAGATGCTATCCACACGTCCCTGGATATTTTCACATCACTTGCTGTCTGGATAGGGCTCAAGCTCAGCATGAGGGGCAGTGAAGAAAAATTCCCCTATGGCTACTACAAAGCAGACAACCTTGTTTCACTTTTTGTTTCTATTATAATCCTCTTTTCCGGAGTCGAACTTGTACGTGAGGCGCTGCTGAACATCGCAAGTCCTGTTGAGATTAAACTGCAGGGAATCGCACTTGGTACAGCTGTATTTTCAGTAATAGCAATGTATGCACTATCTCAATACAAATTCAAAGTCGGCAAACAGATAGATTCTCAGGCTTTGATTGCCGATGCCCTCCACTCCTATACAGACGTTTTCAGTTCCCTGATAGTTGCTATTACAATTATCGGTTCACTCTTAGGCGTGTTATGGCTCGATAGTGCCGGAGTACTGGTCATCTCTTTAATGATATTCAAGCTTGGAATCGGTATGGCAAAGGACTCAATACTGACACTGATGGACGCATGGCTGGATAAAGATTCGATTGAAAGAATCAGGCAGAATGTGGGTAGTATTCAGGGCGTGAAAACTGTTGATGAAATCAGACTTCGAAAATCCGGTCTTGTAGTATTCGGGGAAATCGAGATCGAAATAGAGGGCGATGCCAGCCTTAAAAGAGTAGAAATGCTTTTCGAGGAAATAGAAAAGACGGTGAAAAACGAGGTAAAGAACCTGGAACATCTGGTTGTCAATGTAAAGCCCGAAAAGATATCGGTAATGAAGATTGCAGTTCCTGTCCTGATGCAGGAAGGTTTGCATTCAAAAGTCTCCCGGCATTTTAGCAAAGCTCCTTATTTTATTTTTATCGAACTTGAAAATAATGATATAATAAGCTGGGATGTCAGTGAGAACCCTGCCGCAGGCCTGGAGAAGAAAAAAGGTCTTAAAGCGGCAGAATTTCTGAAGGATCAGGGTGTCAATGTTTTGATCGCGGGTGAAATCGGAGAAGCCCCTTTCCACACTCTCCGCGATAATTTTGTAAAGCTGCTCCAGATGCCGGAAGAAATTGAAGATGTTGAACAAGTTGTGAAGAAGGTTTCGGAATTGAATACGCTTACAGCCCCTACGGAATAA
- a CDS encoding tetratricopeptide repeat protein, producing MNASTLFEKGKYEKALEKLNKAEKLAEEAKSSDLLCRTLLHKGEVMDAMDKPGEALMLYEKALGISSNLFLNEPQDSSYQIYLYNSIGLIGKNLEDRDSFSAAEKSYERTNKYFDGMTQFHNLVISHFFPSFKLQFLC from the coding sequence ATGAATGCATCTACTCTTTTTGAAAAGGGGAAATATGAAAAGGCCCTTGAGAAACTTAATAAAGCTGAAAAACTGGCGGAAGAGGCAAAAAGTTCGGACCTTTTGTGCCGTACCCTGCTCCACAAAGGAGAGGTTATGGATGCCATGGATAAGCCAGGCGAAGCGCTGATGCTGTATGAAAAAGCTCTGGGAATTTCGTCAAATCTTTTTTTAAATGAACCCCAGGATTCCTCCTATCAGATATATCTTTATAATTCCATTGGTCTTATTGGGAAAAATCTTGAAGATAGAGATAGTTTTTCGGCAGCGGAGAAGTCTTATGAACGTACAAATAAATATTTTGATGGGATGACACAATTCCATAATTTAGTGATTTCTCATTTTTTTCCATCCTTTAAACTTCAATTTCTCTGCTAA
- a CDS encoding ISNCY-like element ISMac19 family transposase, with the protein MVTINLTLNNFSELHALLDVFGCFGNDYEYTTRGIFRRKIPPVCSICNTPMVHNGYNPHTKDGLGEINIGRYKCSNCGSTHEEDYSFWEDMKTLLFDTFNDFFQLLRYHNVSYDGISDLMDFIYPRSRSTIFRAFYKEMEQETIPYSENIHMVHYDEQHPKEGRCQKYRLTLLDAKAQRTIADELFKDKSPETIKKFLKKNLDASEPVFIVTDFDKRYPDILKEIFRDKLVHQYCLMHLNKLIVNDFPKNTTIEQELLKYRLLSIFYNRENEIKFLQKLQSEELNVINNKEKHQEWIKKAKKEFCQYRHKLKLEIRRKKENLPRNSLEKAKYNFDKLMENIRTYDEKVQKRLWMINKHWLNLTLFHYLPGAPATNNPIESYYSKSLKTDNKKKFRTDKGIENRIKLTQMRRLNLLKKPQKSFMELFRLFSPFKL; encoded by the coding sequence ATGGTGACTATAAATCTTACACTTAATAACTTTTCTGAGCTCCATGCTCTCTTAGACGTTTTTGGTTGTTTTGGAAACGATTATGAATATACTACACGAGGAATTTTTCGTAGAAAAATTCCTCCCGTCTGTTCAATTTGTAATACTCCAATGGTTCATAATGGCTATAATCCCCATACCAAAGACGGTCTTGGGGAAATCAACATTGGTCGGTATAAATGCTCAAACTGTGGTAGTACACACGAAGAAGATTATAGTTTTTGGGAAGATATGAAGACTTTACTTTTTGATACATTCAATGATTTTTTCCAGTTACTCAGATACCATAACGTTTCATATGATGGAATTTCTGATCTAATGGATTTCATATATCCAAGATCAAGAAGCACGATTTTTAGAGCATTCTACAAAGAAATGGAACAGGAAACTATTCCATATTCAGAAAATATACATATGGTGCATTATGACGAACAACATCCAAAAGAAGGAAGATGTCAGAAATACCGTTTAACTTTACTGGATGCAAAAGCTCAAAGAACGATAGCAGATGAACTTTTCAAAGATAAGAGTCCAGAAACCATCAAGAAATTTCTAAAGAAAAATCTTGATGCATCAGAGCCAGTGTTTATCGTTACGGATTTTGATAAGAGATACCCTGATATATTAAAGGAAATTTTTAGGGATAAGTTAGTCCATCAATATTGTTTGATGCATTTAAATAAGCTTATTGTTAATGATTTTCCAAAGAACACAACGATAGAACAGGAACTTTTGAAGTACAGGTTATTAAGTATATTTTATAATAGAGAGAATGAGATTAAATTTCTGCAAAAACTTCAATCTGAAGAACTCAACGTAATTAATAACAAAGAAAAGCATCAAGAATGGATTAAAAAAGCAAAAAAGGAATTTTGCCAGTATAGACATAAATTAAAGCTTGAAATCAGAAGAAAAAAGGAAAATCTTCCACGTAATAGTCTTGAAAAAGCAAAATATAACTTTGATAAATTAATGGAAAATATAAGAACATATGATGAAAAGGTTCAAAAACGATTGTGGATGATCAATAAACACTGGTTAAATCTTACTTTGTTCCATTATCTTCCAGGAGCGCCAGCGACAAATAACCCTATCGAAAGCTATTATTCAAAAAGTCTAAAAACGGATAACAAGAAGAAGTTTAGAACTGACAAAGGAATTGAAAATCGGATTAAACTTACTCAGATGAGAAGATTAAATTTACTTAAGAAACCACAAAAGTCATTTATGGAATTGTTCAGATTATTTTCTCCATTTAAGCTTTAG
- a CDS encoding tetratricopeptide repeat protein, protein MKKLGEEYLENGLFEDAKKVYDQLQEIYRTLLEKDPDNELVLHYLIFSYGYLGDLHSKQGYPEKMEEIYLQALSIVEDNLRKNPEDVAFLVNRGKIYEEIGIDYSESGDPEKANSFYEKALANFENMKGKYLDDPDYQFKLIETFGNLGKLFAKIKSIEKAKQCYMHEIEIYDSLFENDPEDEDLKMEIIDTLMEIGNLYAEAGDTEPAKEYYEKAIEGYEMLLSENPESTDFEIGISDVLTALGDMFAKVGREDMEPEEEAEDAELEIAREYYEKALKLNEKEFGRYPDDLTCQDELVRTLGRIGDSFAAQERYIDVIPFYRRIIEIKEQAVKDNPDEWIYIMTLTNYLYQLGYFYGKIGETELEKEQYSKAAELFSRVLHDEKLSLPVKQILATDVQFHGINLLNSRKFDSAKEALDTTLKFFESQYEKDPEEPENYPFICEALFQSGRLQQALEHFEEAAKIFDLMLSIVEKLIESDPENPEAREKAGISYTDAGEVYSLIGEYEKSEQAFERSLEINIALLDEEPENPIYKINQAETFEKYAKLLSKLGRSEEAEDYNKKSEEIHRKLAEEDLGEMDKDE, encoded by the coding sequence GTGAAGAAGCTTGGAGAAGAATATCTGGAAAATGGGCTTTTTGAAGATGCGAAAAAAGTCTATGACCAGTTACAGGAAATTTACAGGACTCTTCTTGAAAAAGATCCTGATAACGAGCTTGTACTTCATTATCTTATTTTCTCCTATGGGTACTTAGGAGACCTCCATTCGAAACAGGGGTACCCTGAAAAAATGGAAGAAATTTACCTGCAGGCTCTTTCAATAGTAGAAGACAACTTACGCAAAAACCCTGAGGACGTTGCATTTCTCGTTAACAGAGGTAAAATTTACGAGGAAATCGGGATCGATTATTCTGAATCAGGAGACCCCGAAAAAGCAAACTCGTTTTATGAAAAAGCGCTCGCAAACTTTGAAAATATGAAAGGGAAATACCTGGATGACCCGGATTATCAGTTTAAACTTATAGAAACTTTTGGCAACCTTGGGAAACTTTTTGCAAAAATAAAGAGCATCGAGAAAGCAAAACAATGCTATATGCATGAAATTGAAATTTATGATTCCCTCTTCGAAAATGATCCCGAGGATGAAGACCTCAAAATGGAGATTATCGACACCTTAATGGAGATAGGGAACCTCTATGCTGAAGCAGGAGATACGGAGCCGGCAAAAGAATACTATGAGAAGGCGATTGAGGGATACGAAATGCTGCTTTCCGAAAACCCGGAGTCAACTGATTTTGAGATTGGTATTTCGGACGTCCTTACCGCTCTTGGGGACATGTTTGCAAAAGTGGGGCGCGAAGATATGGAACCCGAAGAGGAAGCCGAAGATGCAGAACTTGAAATTGCTCGGGAATACTACGAAAAAGCCCTCAAACTAAACGAAAAAGAATTTGGACGATATCCTGACGATTTAACATGCCAGGATGAGCTTGTCAGGACGCTGGGCAGAATTGGAGATTCATTTGCAGCTCAGGAAAGGTACATAGATGTGATTCCATTTTACCGGCGCATTATCGAGATCAAGGAACAGGCAGTAAAAGATAATCCCGATGAATGGATCTATATAATGACTCTTACTAATTACCTGTATCAGCTAGGGTATTTTTATGGAAAAATTGGAGAAACGGAACTGGAAAAGGAACAATATTCAAAGGCTGCTGAACTTTTCTCCAGAGTATTGCACGATGAAAAACTCTCGCTTCCAGTGAAACAAATCCTGGCTACTGATGTTCAGTTCCATGGGATAAACCTGCTTAATTCCAGAAAATTTGACAGTGCGAAAGAAGCCCTGGACACTACCCTTAAGTTTTTTGAAAGCCAGTATGAAAAAGACCCGGAAGAGCCGGAAAACTATCCTTTCATCTGTGAAGCCCTCTTCCAGAGCGGAAGGCTGCAACAAGCCCTGGAACACTTTGAAGAAGCGGCTAAAATCTTTGATTTGATGCTCTCAATAGTGGAAAAATTGATTGAATCAGATCCCGAAAATCCCGAAGCAAGGGAAAAAGCAGGAATCAGTTATACCGACGCCGGAGAAGTGTATTCTCTTATCGGAGAGTATGAAAAGTCAGAGCAGGCTTTTGAAAGATCCCTGGAAATAAATATAGCTCTCCTTGATGAAGAGCCGGAGAATCCCATATATAAGATAAACCAGGCGGAAACATTTGAGAAATATGCAAAGTTACTCTCAAAACTGGGCAGAAGTGAGGAAGCAGAGGATTACAACAAAAAATCCGAGGAAATACACAGGAAACTGGCTGAAGAGGACTTAGGTGAAATGGATAAAGATGAATAA
- a CDS encoding DUF4326 domain-containing protein translates to MVTFVFEAHMTISRLKGKVLGCWCKPYACHGEFLAEQADKT, encoded by the coding sequence ATGGTAACGTTTGTGTTTGAAGCTCACATGACAATATCAAGACTCAAGGGCAAAGTATTAGGCTGTTGGTGCAAACCTTATGCATGTCACGGGGAGTTTTTAGCTGAACAAGCGGATAAAACATGA
- a CDS encoding DUF4386 domain-containing protein — protein sequence MKTITKLRILYPIWTVISIFSLLYAPTLTNESTFFKLGQLGQIIVQLFQIAVALLLYEFFEKTDKVQASMIVIFGLLGVPLALMGILIPEASHLAEVFWGLWLIPIGTLVIRSRMFPKWVGYFLYLGSLGYLGGTISFFLIGFVPAYVEAFTMGELIWVLWITIIGAKEIQK from the coding sequence ATGAAGACCATAACCAAGCTCAGGATTCTTTATCCAATATGGACTGTTATAAGCATATTCTCATTGCTATACGCACCGACACTCACTAACGAATCTACATTTTTCAAACTTGGTCAATTAGGTCAGATAATTGTACAACTGTTCCAGATAGCGGTTGCATTATTGCTGTATGAATTTTTCGAGAAGACCGATAAGGTACAGGCATCGATGATTGTCATATTCGGTCTCTTAGGAGTACCTCTCGCATTGATGGGAATACTCATTCCTGAAGCATCACACTTAGCAGAGGTGTTCTGGGGACTGTGGCTTATACCCATTGGTACGCTAGTTATCAGATCAAGAATGTTCCCAAAATGGGTGGGATATTTTTTATATCTAGGATCTTTAGGATATTTAGGGGGAACAATCTCATTTTTCCTTATAGGATTTGTGCCAGCTTACGTTGAGGCCTTCACAATGGGTGAGCTTATTTGGGTGCTATGGATAACCATCATAGGTGCTAAAGAAATTCAGAAGTGA
- a CDS encoding SDR family NAD(P)-dependent oxidoreductase, with product MKIDGKNIVITGASKGLGRELALHLSRKNANVILIARTESLLRKVQTEIETLTAHAPCIIQCDISSEKEVLRMRSIIENNFTCVDVLINNAGFGTYEVSEKLSNQEMRKHFEVNFFGAYYCTKALLPLIKKSDCGYILNVGSLFSKISLAENSVYAATKFALAGFTEGLREELRPCNIKVGLLLPGSMATSFQDNKDNNIRAPAFMTLKPEKVAKASEKMIRKRKKQMIIYRWMMYLIKIRQLFA from the coding sequence ATGAAAATTGATGGAAAGAACATCGTGATAACCGGTGCTTCTAAGGGTCTTGGAAGGGAACTTGCACTGCACCTGAGCCGGAAGAACGCAAATGTTATTCTGATAGCCCGTACCGAATCACTTTTACGGAAGGTACAAACGGAAATAGAAACACTGACAGCTCATGCACCCTGCATCATCCAATGTGACATTTCTTCCGAAAAGGAGGTGCTTCGGATGAGATCAATAATAGAGAACAATTTTACATGTGTTGATGTCCTTATCAACAATGCAGGATTTGGAACCTATGAAGTCTCTGAAAAACTGTCGAATCAGGAAATGAGAAAGCATTTCGAAGTCAATTTCTTCGGAGCTTATTATTGTACAAAAGCGTTACTTCCTTTGATCAAAAAGAGCGATTGTGGATATATCCTGAATGTCGGGTCTCTTTTTAGCAAAATATCACTGGCAGAGAACAGTGTTTACGCTGCAACCAAATTTGCTTTGGCAGGCTTTACCGAAGGTTTGCGTGAGGAGTTGAGACCCTGCAACATCAAGGTAGGACTATTACTCCCTGGGTCAATGGCAACATCATTTCAGGATAACAAAGACAATAATATAAGAGCTCCTGCTTTCATGACCCTGAAACCTGAAAAGGTAGCTAAGGCATCAGAGAAAATGATCCGGAAAAGAAAAAAGCAGATGATTATATACCGTTGGATGATGTATTTGATTAAGATTCGACAATTATTCGCATGA
- a CDS encoding PadR family transcriptional regulator — protein sequence MSPIDLIILGQLKKEPMSAYELTKFVEHICVKKWLKVGTPTIYQNLKKLSSKGYLSTSAVKEGNMPEKVIYTLTESGSEYLLELMDQFSENPGKIYFDFNAFVFNLDLVDKGTGLEMLRNLRQFFYSGKRDVGEDIASFPNVPVGPESIMRQYELLFDSLIQWVDELIEKYLEDEKLPKGSSRLNTEVK from the coding sequence ATGTCGCCTATCGATCTGATAATACTCGGACAACTAAAAAAAGAACCGATGAGTGCTTATGAGCTTACAAAATTCGTAGAACACATCTGCGTGAAGAAATGGCTTAAAGTGGGCACTCCGACCATCTATCAAAACTTAAAGAAACTTTCATCAAAAGGTTACCTTTCCACAAGTGCAGTAAAAGAAGGAAATATGCCGGAAAAAGTGATTTACACTCTTACTGAATCAGGTTCTGAATACCTTTTGGAATTGATGGACCAGTTCTCAGAGAACCCGGGAAAGATCTACTTCGATTTTAATGCTTTTGTTTTCAATTTGGACCTTGTTGATAAGGGTACCGGATTGGAAATGTTGAGGAATCTCAGACAATTTTTCTACAGTGGAAAAAGAGATGTTGGAGAGGATATTGCTAGTTTTCCCAATGTCCCCGTAGGTCCTGAATCTATTATGAGGCAATATGAACTCCTGTTTGACAGTCTGATTCAGTGGGTAGATGAACTGATCGAGAAGTACCTGGAAGATGAAAAACTTCCGAAAGGTTCGTCGAGGCTCAACACTGAGGTGAAATGA
- a CDS encoding helicase C-terminal domain-containing protein — protein MKDFFPHVEFRGHQGYVLDKIQEGLDRGKINFIIQAPTGSGKTALSIAIARYFKSAYICTNQKSLQKQYIEDYPQYVNEVTGRGNWTCKALKEMGEKREDGSGYPCSEGLCKLSVDEEEDEDSENKKHKMLEKLEVIPECDRKTVKCDLVYEEQGKDNQSSRFAGFSSSRGGLCWKTAEHERCEYYVQKMKGLNSPITIFNYNYFLIESNYVGDFGEREVLIADEGHNIEFQIANFIKFTFSNRNLNFLPGSNFPDLGDIELTMKEKLEVYSFWLENIKKTIPEEIAKEVINLEKLNYPEKELHRIVKIIRNKVDSRIEDLIDVCKARLKEKQGNEDNISSLVARSQKDRSERPKYEAQLRVERLNKLVNLHSKIARFLLEYWKNPSNWIIDIKEKEKDKEIESVNFRPIFINEYAEGKFFRFGKIRVILSATVLDCSYFAGNMGLNPEDTVFIPIPSTFPPENHGVYHLSIGKLNFENLVLNNDRILWTNLVAAVDVILSMFPKYKGIIHTSNSEISKYLKSHCKEGHSRILTHNQQNRLEVLSHHLESPEPTVLCTPSMTEGVDLADDSSRFQILIKVPYPDISDLYISTRKDKDKFFYQYKTAISVCQSIGRSIRSEEDWAYTFTLDSRFPKYISDHRSLINESVSFYEKRILDFPSEKSIQKLKKEIFRNLPF, from the coding sequence ATGAAAGACTTTTTCCCTCATGTAGAGTTCAGGGGACATCAGGGATACGTTTTAGATAAAATTCAGGAAGGACTTGACAGGGGAAAAATAAATTTTATAATTCAGGCTCCAACGGGTTCGGGAAAAACTGCGCTGTCTATTGCAATTGCCAGGTATTTTAAAAGTGCCTACATCTGCACCAACCAGAAATCTCTCCAGAAACAATACATTGAAGATTATCCCCAATATGTAAATGAAGTTACCGGAAGAGGGAACTGGACCTGTAAAGCATTAAAGGAAATGGGAGAAAAAAGAGAGGATGGGTCCGGTTACCCTTGTTCTGAAGGCCTTTGCAAGCTTTCGGTAGATGAAGAGGAAGACGAGGACAGCGAAAATAAAAAGCATAAAATGCTGGAAAAACTGGAGGTAATACCGGAATGTGACAGAAAAACCGTCAAATGCGATCTGGTTTATGAAGAACAAGGTAAAGACAATCAGAGTAGTCGTTTTGCAGGCTTTTCTTCCAGCAGAGGGGGTTTGTGCTGGAAAACTGCGGAACATGAGAGATGCGAGTATTATGTCCAGAAGATGAAAGGTTTAAACTCGCCAATCACGATTTTTAACTATAATTATTTTTTAATCGAATCCAATTATGTGGGCGACTTTGGGGAACGGGAAGTCTTAATCGCTGACGAAGGACATAACATAGAATTCCAGATCGCGAATTTCATAAAATTCACGTTTTCGAATAGGAATTTAAACTTTCTTCCGGGTTCTAACTTCCCGGACCTCGGGGACATAGAGCTTACAATGAAGGAAAAGCTGGAAGTATATTCGTTCTGGTTGGAAAACATTAAAAAAACGATTCCTGAAGAAATAGCAAAAGAAGTTATCAACCTGGAAAAATTAAATTATCCTGAAAAAGAGCTTCACAGGATTGTAAAAATTATCCGGAACAAAGTTGATAGCAGAATTGAAGATTTAATTGACGTTTGCAAAGCAAGGCTAAAAGAAAAACAAGGTAATGAAGATAATATTTCATCCCTGGTTGCCAGATCACAAAAAGACCGAAGTGAAAGGCCGAAATATGAAGCCCAGCTCAGGGTTGAGAGGCTCAATAAATTAGTAAACTTGCATAGCAAAATTGCGAGATTTTTGTTAGAATACTGGAAAAATCCATCCAACTGGATAATAGACATCAAAGAAAAAGAAAAAGATAAGGAAATCGAGTCCGTTAATTTCAGACCCATTTTCATTAACGAATACGCTGAAGGCAAATTCTTCAGGTTTGGAAAAATCCGTGTAATACTGTCTGCCACTGTCCTTGATTGTTCTTACTTTGCCGGGAATATGGGACTTAATCCTGAAGATACGGTTTTCATCCCGATTCCTTCGACATTCCCCCCGGAAAACCATGGAGTATATCATCTTTCCATAGGCAAACTGAATTTTGAAAACCTGGTTCTGAATAACGACCGGATTTTGTGGACAAACCTGGTAGCGGCTGTGGATGTCATATTATCAATGTTCCCGAAGTATAAAGGAATCATTCATACATCAAATTCCGAGATCTCGAAATACTTAAAATCACATTGTAAAGAAGGACATTCCCGAATTTTAACACACAACCAGCAAAACAGGCTCGAGGTTCTGAGCCACCATCTTGAATCCCCTGAACCTACCGTGCTTTGCACCCCTTCAATGACAGAGGGCGTAGACCTTGCAGATGATTCCTCGAGGTTTCAAATTTTGATTAAAGTTCCGTATCCTGATATAAGTGATCTTTACATTTCAACAAGAAAGGACAAAGACAAATTTTTTTATCAATACAAAACTGCTATTTCAGTGTGCCAGAGTATTGGAAGGTCCATAAGATCGGAAGAAGACTGGGCTTACACATTTACCCTGGACTCAAGGTTCCCTAAATATATTTCGGACCATAGAAGCCTGATAAATGAATCCGTGAGTTTTTACGAGAAAAGAATTCTTGATTTTCCTTCGGAAAAATCAATACAAAAATTGAAGAAAGAAATATTCCGGAATTTACCTTTTTGA